In Streptomyces sclerotialus, the DNA window AGCCGTTCCGCGCCAAGCAGCTGTCGCAGCACTACTTCGCGCGGTACGCGCACGACCCGGAGCAGTGGACGGACATCCCGGCCGCGGCGCGGGAGAAGCTGGCGGCCGAGATGCTGCCGGAGCTGATGAGTGTGGTGCGGCACATCTCGTGCGACGACGACCAGACCCGTAAGACGCTGTGGAAGCTGTTCGACGGGACGCTGGTCGAGTCGGTGCTCATGCGGTACCCGGACCGGGTGACGATGTGCATCTCCTCGCAGGCCGGGTGCGGGATGAACTGCCCGTTCTGCGCGACGGGGCAGGCGGGGCTGGACCGGAACCTGTCGACGGCCGAGATCGTTCATCAGATTGTTGATGGCATGCGGGCGCTGCGGGACGGGGAGATCCCGGGTGGGCCGGCGCGGCTGTCGAACATTGTGTTCATGGGCATGGGCGAGCCGCTCGCCAACTACAACCGGGTGACGGGGGCCATCCGGCGGCTGACCGACCCCGAGCCGGACGGGCTGGGGCTGTCGCAGCGGGGGATCACGGTGTCCACGGTGGGCCTGGTGCCGGCGATGCTGCGCTTCGCCGACGAAGGCTTCAAGTGCCGGCTGGCCGTCTCGCTGCACGCGCCGGACGACGAGCTGCGGGACACGCTCGTACCGGTGAACACGCGCTGGAAGGTGCGTGAGGTGCTGGACGCGGCGTGGACGTACGCCGAGAAGTCCGGGCGGCGGATCTCGATCGAGTACGCGCTGATCCGGGACATCAACGACCAGGCGTGGCGAGGGGACCTGCTCGGGCGGCTGCTCAAGGGCAAGCGGGTGCATGTGAACCT includes these proteins:
- the rlmN gene encoding 23S rRNA (adenine(2503)-C(2))-methyltransferase RlmN, yielding MPAPGELTFVAPRGAKKPPRHLADLSPAERKEAVAAIGEKPFRAKQLSQHYFARYAHDPEQWTDIPAAAREKLAAEMLPELMSVVRHISCDDDQTRKTLWKLFDGTLVESVLMRYPDRVTMCISSQAGCGMNCPFCATGQAGLDRNLSTAEIVHQIVDGMRALRDGEIPGGPARLSNIVFMGMGEPLANYNRVTGAIRRLTDPEPDGLGLSQRGITVSTVGLVPAMLRFADEGFKCRLAVSLHAPDDELRDTLVPVNTRWKVREVLDAAWTYAEKSGRRISIEYALIRDINDQAWRGDLLGRLLKGKRVHVNLIPLNPTPGSKWTASRPEDEKAFVEAIASHGVPVTVRDTRGQEIDGACGQLAASER